The genomic interval GGGAGGATAAAGTTTAACCCCAAACTATCTCCTTCCCTCTGACGCTCTCCTACTAACCGTCTCTACAAAAAAAACACACCACTAGAGAAATTAAACTCTAATGATTTTCCACTTTACCCGGTATTTTGTAAGTTGAGAGGCAACTTGCGCCGGAGTTGGATGTGAAGCTTAAATTAGACTGAGCCTCGAATCCTCAGACTGTTCAGGCTTGCAGTTATCTTCATCTTATTGGCAGCTTACCCGAAGCAGCCTTTAAACTCGTGTATAAGACTTTTGAGTGAGAGCCTCCAAATCTTTAGGGGGAGGTTTGTTGATAGGTTGGCTTTATGTGGATAGCCTCTGTAAGGTTTTGGCTAGAGAGGTCAGGGAGCCGGAAGTTGTTGTGGGCATCTTGAAAGGCGGAATGATTCCGGCAGTAATTATCAGTAACATCCTCCGCAAGCCACTTTTGGCGTTAGGAGTCCACCACCCTTGCGAGTATGTGAGTAGAGGGGTTCAGATATACCAGAATCTGCGTCGAGAGTTACTGGCTGGGCGCAAGGTTCTACTAGTGGATGATATATGCGACACTGGGGAGACCCTTCGAGCTGCGAAGGAGCATGTGGAGGGTTTAGGGGGGAAGGTTGAGACAGCAGTCCTCCAGAAGAGACACGGCTCCACATTCACTCCAGACTATTGGGTGGAAGAGGTCTGGGGTTGGGTGGTCTACCCTTGGGAGGTTGGACGTGCACACCATGTATGATTACAATTTAATAGTATCTTATGTGGGGCAATATGTGGTGGCAAGGAGCGAGGCGAGGAAGCTTTTGGCAACCCTAGGCGACGCTCATCCTAATATAGGACGGACTGCCGCGCGGGGTATCCTCGGCGTTAAGAGTAGCTTGAATAGTCGGTTAGTGGTGCAGGGTCTCCGTGAAATATATGAGAGGGATCCGTTGAGGTTCAGGTTTACCCTTAAATGGGTGCCGATTGACACCTGGACGACTTCGGATTTGGAGGCTATGCGTGCGGAGGTTGCCAAGCTTAGGGTAGCGATACTTCCAGGCGAGTGGTGGAGGGCAACCTTGGAGAAACGCCGTTATACGCTTCTTCATAAGGCGGAGATCATCGCCTCACTGGCGGAGTTGATTGACGATAAAGTTGACTTGAAGCATCCTGACAAGATTCTCCGGGTGGAGATAATCGGCAGGCACGCAGGCATGGCTATACTTACACCTATAGATGTCTTCTCAACCGCCAAACCCTACCTCGAAGGAGCTTCCGATGTGGTGAGGTTGGAAAGTTAAGCTTATTTCCGTGTATAGTTAAAAATATTATGGGTTGAGCCTCTTAGGGCTGTGAAGAATGACTGGGACTGAATTCTCAAAGGGCCAATTGATCTCGAGATATGGTGAGATCTCTGTTGTTGAGACTAAACCCCTCACAGTGGATAAACCATATGTCATAGTAGGTCTCCCAGAGGTGGGCTTGGTAGGCGTTATAGCAACTTCCCACATAGTGGGAGAGCTGAAGATGACGGATGTCGGCTACCTAGACTCTGAGATGCTCCCCCCAGTTGTTACCATACATGATAGTGAACCGAAATATCCGCTTCGAATCTTTCAGAGGGACAGAATCCTACTCGTTATCTCAGAGGTCTCTCTGCCAGCCTACTTCATTTTTCCTTTAACTAGGGCTATAGTTGACTGGGCTAAATCCAAAGGCGCCGAGTTCGTCGTAGGCTTGAGTGGGTTGCCGACTCCGAACCGCACCGAGATAGAGAAGCCGTCCATCATCGGGATAGCCACAACCCCTGAGACCAAGGATCTTTTATCGAAGTCTAATGTACCTCCATTCGAGCAAGGCGTAATAGTTGGCGCCTACGCCCTACTCCTAAGAGAATCCCTCAGGAAAGAGCAGCCCAACATAACTCTCTTCGCGGAGTCTCACCACCAGTTCCCAGACCCAGGCGCCTCCGCCTCAATTCTGGAGGCTCTGAGCCGAATTCTTAATGTCGATATAAATGTGAAGGCACTCTTGGAGAAGGCTGAAGAGATACGCCTTAAGGCGCGTGAACTTATGAGACAGACCCAACAGTCAATGGAGGCAATGAGCAAGGCGCAGGAGAGAGGAACGCCCAGCGTCTACGTCTAAGTGGGGAGGCGTAAGGTGTACTATTCGCGTAGGAAGAAGACGATCTTCGACACGATAGAAGCCTTACGGAAGGAGATGGATAGGATCTTCGAAGAATACTTCGAAGCCTTAACACCTGAGACTTCTCTATACGACTTTGAACGCAGAGGCCTTACACCTCTCACAGAGGTTAGGGAGCTTGAAGACGAGATAGTGGTAAAGGTAGATCTGCCCCGCGTGAGCAGGGAAGACATAAAGATCCAAGCGAATGAGAACGAGCTCAAGATTGAAGCCCCCCTGACCCAGCGCTATAAACCAGACCTCTGGAGCCCTTTCTGTAGCCGGGTGGAGTTTGACGGATTCCGAAAGGTTATCCCCCTCCCAGCCCCAGTTGATCCAAACAGGGCGAGGGCGAAGTTCAAGGATGGAATCCTCCAAGTGAGGCTGCCTAAGAAGATCACTGGAACCGCGATCCCAGTAGAGTAATTGTATGAATATTTCTCCGCAGTTTAACGTTACCGGCCTCGCGCCTAGGTTGAGATGGTTGAGGTTGCGGGTGAAGTGAAGAAGACTTTATAGATGGATCCCTCACAAGTAATTAGTCGGGCGGGGGTCGCCAAGCATGGTCAAAGGCGCAGGAATGAGGATCCTGTCCTGTAGAGGTTCGAGGGTTCAAATCCCTCCCCCCGCACTTAATTTGCACAAAACACGTTTATAATCTAGGTTTGCGCGTTACATTCTTTGTCGCAACATTCATTTGGACATTATTTCTTTTTGATGGTTTTCTGTAAATTGAAAAGCTTAGTAATCCTAGGTAGTATATTATTCCGAAGGCTCCCATCCAAATGCATACGCTGTAGATTTCTAGCGTAAGAGAGAGATCTTAGAAGGGATTTGTTGTTATTGGGTAGAATGGTGTTATGTCCGCATAAAGTGGCGCGTCCAGCAAAACGTGAAGACCAGTTCCTAAACCACCTGCAACAACGAAAGACTTCAGACTCAAACTGTTGCCTGCTTCCAAAAGAAATATTTTGTAAAGAGGTTGGAGAAATTTCTCAAGAATGAACATAGCATAACAGAGAACAATGCCTACTGATATAGCCAATATGAATGTGTGCAAGTATCCATGTAAGGGATACCTTAACCCAAGGAAGAGCACCAAAAAAGGTTCCACATCAACGATAACGCTTGCCAATAAGAATGTTGGAGTATGAAGATATTTCCTCAGGGGAAGACCTAACCCTAAGCCTGGACCAAAATGAAGAGGAGTAAAAGGCATATTCCAACTCCATTACCACCTATGAAGCTTGAGAATTTAATAATTTGCAAGAAAAACTGTTGAAATAGTAATGTTTTGATGGAAAGGGACTCTATACGGTTATGGAGAAACAGTTGAATAGGAGAACAGTTCTAATCATCCTTTTCTTTATCTTCCTTATCTCTGTAGTTGGGGTCTCACTGTATTGGCACTGAAAATTTAGCAGAAGAGAAGCTACAAGATTATATCACGCGGCTGGAGGATGAGGGCTTCACCATAGAAGAACGTCACTTGGCAGATTTTAATGTAGATGGAGCCGTTCCAATCCATTTTTCGGGGATTTCCGCAGTTTTGCCAAGCAAGAAGGCGTTAATCACATTTACCTTGATAGAGCGATACGTGCTCTGTTTTCCCTTCACTCAATAGACAATGAAGTTGAAGCAAACGTCTTTTACTACAGACTCAAAGTCAGGATGTTAACGCATACATGCATTTTATCTTGGTTTAACACGCGCCTGTTATGAATTCATGCAAAAAATCGGGAATTTAAACCGAGTTTTAAACCTAATCCCCA from Candidatus Bathyarchaeia archaeon carries:
- a CDS encoding phosphoribosyltransferase family protein — translated: MLIGWLYVDSLCKVLAREVREPEVVVGILKGGMIPAVIISNILRKPLLALGVHHPCEYVSRGVQIYQNLRRELLAGRKVLLVDDICDTGETLRAAKEHVEGLGGKVETAVLQKRHGSTFTPDYWVEEVWGWVVYPWEVGRAHHV
- a CDS encoding THUMP domain-containing protein, whose product is MARSEARKLLATLGDAHPNIGRTAARGILGVKSSLNSRLVVQGLREIYERDPLRFRFTLKWVPIDTWTTSDLEAMRAEVAKLRVAILPGEWWRATLEKRRYTLLHKAEIIASLAELIDDKVDLKHPDKILRVEIIGRHAGMAILTPIDVFSTAKPYLEGASDVVRLES
- a CDS encoding proteasome assembly chaperone family protein; this translates as MTGTEFSKGQLISRYGEISVVETKPLTVDKPYVIVGLPEVGLVGVIATSHIVGELKMTDVGYLDSEMLPPVVTIHDSEPKYPLRIFQRDRILLVISEVSLPAYFIFPLTRAIVDWAKSKGAEFVVGLSGLPTPNRTEIEKPSIIGIATTPETKDLLSKSNVPPFEQGVIVGAYALLLRESLRKEQPNITLFAESHHQFPDPGASASILEALSRILNVDINVKALLEKAEEIRLKARELMRQTQQSMEAMSKAQERGTPSVYV
- a CDS encoding Hsp20/alpha crystallin family protein; this translates as MYYSRRKKTIFDTIEALRKEMDRIFEEYFEALTPETSLYDFERRGLTPLTEVRELEDEIVVKVDLPRVSREDIKIQANENELKIEAPLTQRYKPDLWSPFCSRVEFDGFRKVIPLPAPVDPNRARAKFKDGILQVRLPKKITGTAIPVE
- a CDS encoding hydrolase, producing the protein MPFTPLHFGPGLGLGLPLRKYLHTPTFLLASVIVDVEPFLVLFLGLRYPLHGYLHTFILAISVGIVLCYAMFILEKFLQPLYKIFLLEAGNSLSLKSFVVAGGLGTGLHVLLDAPLYADITPFYPITTNPF